One Piscinibacter lacus genomic window, CGACACCGCCCTGGTCGCCGAGCTGGCCGAGCTGCCGCTGGCCGAGGTGCAGGCGCTCAATCCCTCGATGAACAAGCCGGTGATCCTGGCTGCCGGCACGCCACAGGTGCTGCTGCCCTGGGACAACGCGCAGCGCTTCATCCAGCGCCTGGACCGCCACAAGGGCAGCCTGGCAAGCTGGACGGCCTGGGTGGTGCCCCGCACCATGGGCCCGGGCGAGGCCGCCGAGCGCGTCGGCATGCCGGAAGCCGAGCTGCGCAGCCTGAACCGCATCCCGCCGCGCATGATGGTCAAGGCCGGCTCGACCCTGCTGGTGCCGCGCGCCGGCAAGCGCGACCAGGATGTGGCCGAGCATGTGGCCGAGCATGCCCAGCTTGCGCTGGCGCCGATCCGGCCGCCGGGCCGCCGCGTGGTCACCAAGGCCCGCGCCAAGGAGCGCACGCTCGCGGCCCTGGCCGCACGGCATGGCTTGAGCGCCGAGGCCGTGGCGGGCTGGAACGGCTGGTCGGCCGACACCCGGCTGCGGCCGGGCCAGAAGGTGGTGCTCTACCTGCCGGCCAAGGCCAAGGGGCTGGCCTCGGGCAAGCGGCCGATCGCCAAGGCGCGCAAGGCGCCGAAGGTGAAGGCGGCGCAGGCGGCGGGCAAGGTCCGCAAGGCCGCGCGGCCGGAAGCCAAGCGCAAGCTGGCGGCGCCCGCCCGCTAGTGCGGCCCGCCGGCTCCGGCCGGCGGGGTGGCGCTCAGCGCCGGTCGGCCAGGGCGTGGGCCAGGGTGCCGAGGTCGACGTATTCCAGCTCGCTGCCGACGGGCACGCCGCGCGCCAGGCGGGTCACGTTCAGGCCCTGGGGCTTGAGTGCCTGGGCGATGGCCTGGGCGGTGGCCTCGCCCTCGGCGGTGAAGCTGGTGGCGAGGATCAGTTCCTCGACCTCGCCGTCCTGCGCCCGCGCCAGCAGCGGGGCCAGGCCGATGTCATGCACGCCGATGCCATCCAGCGGCGAAAGGCGGCCCATCAGCACGAAGTAAAGGCCGCGGTAGCTGCCGCTGCGCTCCAGCGCGGCCTGGTCGGCCGGCGTCTCGACGACCAGCAACTGCCGGCCGTTGCGGGCCGGGTCGAGGCAGGTGGTGCAGACCTCGGCCTCGGTGAAGGTGTGGCAGCGCGCGCAGTGGCGCACCGCCTGGTCGGCATGGCCCAGGGCCTGGGCGAGCTGGCGCGCCGCCGGGCGATCGTGCTGCAGCAGGTGGTAGGCCATGCGCTGGGCCGATTTCTGCCCGACGCCGGGCAGGCGGCGCAGGGCTTCGATCAGCGATTCCAGCGCGCCGGGGGCGGCGCTCATCGGGGCGGACGCCGTGCGGCGGTGCCTGGCGTGTTCAGAAGGGCAGCTTCATGCCCGGCGGCAGGGGCATGCCGGCGGTGATCTTGGCCATCTTCTCGGCGCTCAGCGCCTCGGCGCGGCGCAAGCCGTCGTTGAAGGCGGCGGCGACCAGGTCTTCGAGCATGTCCTTGTCGTCGGCCAGCAGGCTGGGGTCGATGGCGATGCGCTTCACGTCGTGCTTGCAGGTCATGGTGACCTTGACCAGGCCGCCGCCGGACTGGCCTTCGACTTCCAGCAGCGCCAGTTCGTCCTGGGCGCGCTTGAGGTTGTCCTGCATGGCCTGGGCCTGCTTCATCAGGCCGGCAAGTTGTCCCTTGAGCATGGGGTGATCCTCGGAAAGGTCGGGTCGGGAGGGAAAGGGCAGCCGCTTCAGCGCGGCTGCAAGGTGCCGGGCAGCAGCCGGGCCCCGCGATGGCGGCCCAGAAGGGCCTGGACGAGCGGATCGGCTTCGCAGGCCATCTCGGCAGCCTGCTGGCGGGCCAGGCGGTCGGCGGCTTCCCGGCGGGCCGGGCTGTCGTCGACCGGGCCGGCCTCGACGGCCAGCACGACCGGGCGCTGCCAGTGGGCCGCCAGCGCGGCCTGCAAGCGCTCGATGTGCATGGGGCTGCGCAGGGATTCGCGGTCGATGCGCAAGTGCACGCGGCCTGCCTCGGGCTCCAGGTGCGTGCACTGGGCTTGCCAGGCCAGTTGACGGTGCATGGCAGCCACTGCGCCCTGTGCGATCAGGCTGTCGACCAGGGCGGCCCAGGCGGCGCCCAGCGGGCTGTCGGGCGCTGCGGGGGCATCGTTCGCAGCCGGGATGCGGGCAGGCGGTGCTGCGGCTTCGGCTTCGGCCTGGGGCGCGGGAAGCGCGCGGGCCTCGTCCTCGGCCACGGGCGGGGCGCCATGCCAGTCGGCTTCGGCGGCCGAGGGCGACGGTGCTTCGTCCGGCTCGGCAGCGGGCGGGCGCAGCGCAGGGGTGGCGGGCTGCGGGGCCAGGTCTTGGGCCAGCGCAGGATGCGGGACCTCGTCGTCCCACGGGGCCGGTTCGCGCAGGACGCGCAGGGCCGCTGATGCGGTGCCAGATTGCTTCGGCGCGACCGCGGCCGGCGCAGGGCGCGGGACGGCCGGCTCGGCCGGGGGCATGACTTGGGCGGTGGCCGCAGGCGCTGCGGGGCCCGCAAACCCGGCCGCCTGCGGCA contains:
- the recR gene encoding recombination mediator RecR, which produces MSAAPGALESLIEALRRLPGVGQKSAQRMAYHLLQHDRPAARQLAQALGHADQAVRHCARCHTFTEAEVCTTCLDPARNGRQLLVVETPADQAALERSGSYRGLYFVLMGRLSPLDGIGVHDIGLAPLLARAQDGEVEELILATSFTAEGEATAQAIAQALKPQGLNVTRLARGVPVGSELEYVDLGTLAHALADRR
- a CDS encoding YbaB/EbfC family nucleoid-associated protein, with amino-acid sequence MLKGQLAGLMKQAQAMQDNLKRAQDELALLEVEGQSGGGLVKVTMTCKHDVKRIAIDPSLLADDKDMLEDLVAAAFNDGLRRAEALSAEKMAKITAGMPLPPGMKLPF